A window of Nicotiana tabacum cultivar K326 chromosome 24, ASM71507v2, whole genome shotgun sequence contains these coding sequences:
- the LOC107820583 gene encoding coilin isoform X2 produces MEGVRLRLLFKDPDILSDLQKTEGFKRIWFLLKPQLHTTINDLSSYLLRTFQLHASCPHGILLSMDGFVLPPFESTYILKDKDVVSVEKKGGHLAVDGNNGQKVILAVEGNDGPNAIENLQIVEKQPEIDGPLLLANEAFGHESSDSEDESSDSEETEDNSEKEEEAEPKEDTSHRENATISKKRKASETLPCSKKKKHCSDVKKKLDEQTKKQQDLTSKKQNRSDTKNKDMENNRGNAESSEDNPITPSTKKNDEVQKSSVENIETTPNSDATKKKGPSRTARRKKAKRQWLREMAKIQEKNTLVESEGLRNWKELQAEAGRGEPSRQPEGRVNDEANGQPKGHRNWKQQKTKAKKEEATGQPKGLLHWKQFHGEDQNRDTDQEKHAEETSKSSGKSCQNIDTEDEVVPVEIRPGHIRFEPLGKELVSKQSRVEVESFRWNGMMSKKKGQKWGQEKVSFSQRNDSPGSNKERPGMMNCERQRWGQEKVSFSQNNDSLEMMNCERQKWGQEKVSFSHNDSLGSRKGHPEMMNRERQKWGQEKVSFPQNNDSLGSNKEHPEMLNGEKEPHCHESIDFNTLPFLSGVPKEGLVIAYRLLELSSTWTPEVSSYRVGKISWCNSEANRVLLMPVAEFPVIFSEDESSKQPDSSIYNENGSLEIDFSALLEVRLLKNGTPDSAGVPGRVIEGSAANGSTPVIGSSKKKTETPSAEVNNGKKTQSTPSGNGRVNLWEQFSETLKAKKTELSQEGSWGKPSSGKNSWSYRSMRGGALGPTMAILRSQNKI; encoded by the exons ATGGAGGGCGTTAGGCTTCGGTTGTTGTTCAAAGACCCTGACATTCTAAGTGACTTGCAAAAAACTGAGGGTTTCAAAAGGATTTGGTTCCTTCTCAAACCCCAACTACACACAACCATCAATGATCTCTCTTCTTATCTTCTCCGCACTTTTCAGCTCCATGCTTCTTGTCCTCATGGCATCCTGCTCTCT ATGGATGGTTTTGTCTTGCCTCCTTTTGAATCAACATATATTTTGAAGGACAAAGATGTAGTCAG TGTGGAGAAGAAAGGAGGCCATTTAGCTGTCGACGGAAATAATGGACAAAAGGTGATTTTAGCTGTCGAAGGTAATGATGGTCCCAATGCAATTGAGAATCTCCAAATTGTTGAGAAGCAACCTGAAATAGACGGACCACTGTTATTGGCAAATGAAGCGTTTGGCCATGAATCTTCTGACAGTGAAGATGAGTCTTCTGACAGTGAAGAGACTGAAGATAATTCTGAAAAGGAAGAAGAGGCAGAGCCAAAGGAAGATACTTCACACCGGGAAAATGCTACAATttccaagaaaagaaaagcatCAGAAACGCTTCCTTGCTCAAA GAAAAAGAAACACTGTTCTGATGTTAAGAAGAAGCTTGATGAGCAGACCAAGAAACAACAAGATCTTACTAGCAAGAAACAGAATAGATCTGATACAAAAAACAAAGATATGGAGAATAATAGAGGAAATGCTGAGAGTAGTGAGGACAATCCTATTACTCCCAGCACGAAAAA AAATGACGAGGTTCAAAAAAGCAGTGTGGAGAATATAGAGACAACCCCCAACTCTGATGCAACTAAAAAAAAG GGTCCTAGTAGAACTGCCAGGAGAAAAAAGGCTAAAAGGCAATGGTTGCGAGAGATGGCCAAAATTCAGGAGAAGAACACACTTGTTGAATCAGAAGGACTG CGGAACTGGAAAGAATTGCAAGCTGAAGCTGGAAGAGGAGAGCCTAGCCGCCAACCAGAGGGGCGAGTGAATGATGAGGCTAATGGCCAACCAAAGGGACAC CGAAATTGGAAGCAACAGAAAACTAAAGCTAAAAAAGAAGAGGCAACTGGCCAACCAAAAGGACTA TTGCATTGGAAGCAATTTCATGGTGAAGATCAGAATAGAGATACAGACCAAGAAAAGCATGCAGAAGAAACAAGCAAATCGTCTGGAAAATCATGTCAAAATATTGACACAGAAGATGAAGTTGTTCCAGTTGAGATAAGGCCTGGGCATATTCGCTTTGAACCTCTGGGAAAAG AACTAGTTTCGAAGCAGAGTCGAGTAGAAGTG GAAAGTTTCAGGTGGAATGGCATGATGAGCAAGAAAAAGGGTCAGAAATGGGGCCAAGAGAAAGTCTCATTTTCCCAAAGGAATGATTCTCCTGGTTCAAACAAAGAACGTCCTGGGATGATGAATTGTGAGAGACAGAGATGGGGCCAAGAGAAAGTCTCATTTTCCCAAAACAATGATTCTCTTGAGATGATGAATTGTGAGAGACAGAAATGGGGTCAAGAGAAAGTTTCATTTTCCCACAACGACTCTCTAGGTTCAAGGAAAGGACATCCTGAGATGATGAATCGTGAAAGACAGAAATGGGGTCAAGAAAAAGTTTCGTTTCCCCAAAACAATGATTCTCTAGGTTCAAACAAAGAACATCCTGAGATGTTGAATGGTGAAAAAGAGCCTCATTGTCATGAATCAATTGACTTCAATACACTTCCTTTTCTTTCTGGTGTGCCCAAG GAAGGTCTTGTGATTGCATACCGGTTGCTAGAGTTATCATCAACTTGGACCCCTGAAGTTTCCTCCTATCGG GTTGGGAAAATATCGTGGTGTAATTCTGAAGCAAATAGAGTTCTACTGATGCCAGTAGCTGAATTTCCAGTCATTTTTAGTGAGGATGAGTCTTCAAAGCAACCAGATAGCTCTATTTATAATGAAAACGGATCTCTGGAG ATAGATTTTTCAGCACTTCTTGAAGTGCGTCTGCTGAAAAATGGTACTCCAGACTCAGCAGGAGTTCCTGGTCGGGTTATTGAAGGTTCTGCTGCCAATGGGTCCACTCCAGTGATTGGAAGCAGTAAAAAGAAAACTGAAACCCCATCTGCTG AAGTAAACAATGGGAAAAAAACACAATCTACCCCTTCAG GAAACGGCAGAGTGAACCTGTGGGAGCAATTCAGTGAGACTCTAAAGGCCAAGAAGACAGAATTATCTCAGGAAGGTAGTTGGGGTAAGCCGAGTTCTGGGAAGAACTCGTGGTCATATCGATCCATGAGAGGCGGTGCGCTGGGCCCTACAATGGCCATCCTAAGATCCCAAAACAAAATATGA
- the LOC107820583 gene encoding coilin isoform X4, whose amino-acid sequence MEGVRLRLLFKDPDILSDLQKTEGFKRIWFLLKPQLHTTINDLSSYLLRTFQLHASCPHGILLSMDGFVLPPFESTYILKDKDVVSVEKKGGHLAVDGNNGQKVILAVEGNDGPNAIENLQIVEKQPEIDGPLLLANEAFGHESSDSEDESSDSEETEDNSEKEEEAEPKEDTSHRENATISKKRKASETLPCSKKKKHCSDVKKKLDEQTKKQQDLTSKKQNRSDTKNKDMENNRGNAESSEDNPITPSTKKNDEVQKSSVENIETTPNSDATKKKGPSRTARRKKAKRQWLREMAKIQEKNTLVESEGLRNWKELQAEAGRGEPSRQPEGRVNDEANGQPKGHLHWKQFHGEDQNRDTDQEKHAEETSKSSGKSCQNIDTEDEVVPVEIRPGHIRFEPLGKELVSKQSRVEVESFRWNGMMSKKKGQKWGQEKVSFSQRNDSPGSNKERPGMMNCERQRWGQEKVSFSQNNDSLEMMNCERQKWGQEKVSFSHNDSLGSRKGHPEMMNRERQKWGQEKVSFPQNNDSLGSNKEHPEMLNGEKEPHCHESIDFNTLPFLSGVPKEGLVIAYRLLELSSTWTPEVSSYRVGKISWCNSEANRVLLMPVAEFPVIFSEDESSKQPDSSIYNENGSLEIDFSALLEVRLLKNGTPDSAGVPGRVIEGSAANGSTPVIGSSKKKTETPSAGAAEVNNGKKTQSTPSGNGRVNLWEQFSETLKAKKTELSQEGSWGKPSSGKNSWSYRSMRGGALGPTMAILRSQNKI is encoded by the exons ATGGAGGGCGTTAGGCTTCGGTTGTTGTTCAAAGACCCTGACATTCTAAGTGACTTGCAAAAAACTGAGGGTTTCAAAAGGATTTGGTTCCTTCTCAAACCCCAACTACACACAACCATCAATGATCTCTCTTCTTATCTTCTCCGCACTTTTCAGCTCCATGCTTCTTGTCCTCATGGCATCCTGCTCTCT ATGGATGGTTTTGTCTTGCCTCCTTTTGAATCAACATATATTTTGAAGGACAAAGATGTAGTCAG TGTGGAGAAGAAAGGAGGCCATTTAGCTGTCGACGGAAATAATGGACAAAAGGTGATTTTAGCTGTCGAAGGTAATGATGGTCCCAATGCAATTGAGAATCTCCAAATTGTTGAGAAGCAACCTGAAATAGACGGACCACTGTTATTGGCAAATGAAGCGTTTGGCCATGAATCTTCTGACAGTGAAGATGAGTCTTCTGACAGTGAAGAGACTGAAGATAATTCTGAAAAGGAAGAAGAGGCAGAGCCAAAGGAAGATACTTCACACCGGGAAAATGCTACAATttccaagaaaagaaaagcatCAGAAACGCTTCCTTGCTCAAA GAAAAAGAAACACTGTTCTGATGTTAAGAAGAAGCTTGATGAGCAGACCAAGAAACAACAAGATCTTACTAGCAAGAAACAGAATAGATCTGATACAAAAAACAAAGATATGGAGAATAATAGAGGAAATGCTGAGAGTAGTGAGGACAATCCTATTACTCCCAGCACGAAAAA AAATGACGAGGTTCAAAAAAGCAGTGTGGAGAATATAGAGACAACCCCCAACTCTGATGCAACTAAAAAAAAG GGTCCTAGTAGAACTGCCAGGAGAAAAAAGGCTAAAAGGCAATGGTTGCGAGAGATGGCCAAAATTCAGGAGAAGAACACACTTGTTGAATCAGAAGGACTG CGGAACTGGAAAGAATTGCAAGCTGAAGCTGGAAGAGGAGAGCCTAGCCGCCAACCAGAGGGGCGAGTGAATGATGAGGCTAATGGCCAACCAAAGGGACAC TTGCATTGGAAGCAATTTCATGGTGAAGATCAGAATAGAGATACAGACCAAGAAAAGCATGCAGAAGAAACAAGCAAATCGTCTGGAAAATCATGTCAAAATATTGACACAGAAGATGAAGTTGTTCCAGTTGAGATAAGGCCTGGGCATATTCGCTTTGAACCTCTGGGAAAAG AACTAGTTTCGAAGCAGAGTCGAGTAGAAGTG GAAAGTTTCAGGTGGAATGGCATGATGAGCAAGAAAAAGGGTCAGAAATGGGGCCAAGAGAAAGTCTCATTTTCCCAAAGGAATGATTCTCCTGGTTCAAACAAAGAACGTCCTGGGATGATGAATTGTGAGAGACAGAGATGGGGCCAAGAGAAAGTCTCATTTTCCCAAAACAATGATTCTCTTGAGATGATGAATTGTGAGAGACAGAAATGGGGTCAAGAGAAAGTTTCATTTTCCCACAACGACTCTCTAGGTTCAAGGAAAGGACATCCTGAGATGATGAATCGTGAAAGACAGAAATGGGGTCAAGAAAAAGTTTCGTTTCCCCAAAACAATGATTCTCTAGGTTCAAACAAAGAACATCCTGAGATGTTGAATGGTGAAAAAGAGCCTCATTGTCATGAATCAATTGACTTCAATACACTTCCTTTTCTTTCTGGTGTGCCCAAG GAAGGTCTTGTGATTGCATACCGGTTGCTAGAGTTATCATCAACTTGGACCCCTGAAGTTTCCTCCTATCGG GTTGGGAAAATATCGTGGTGTAATTCTGAAGCAAATAGAGTTCTACTGATGCCAGTAGCTGAATTTCCAGTCATTTTTAGTGAGGATGAGTCTTCAAAGCAACCAGATAGCTCTATTTATAATGAAAACGGATCTCTGGAG ATAGATTTTTCAGCACTTCTTGAAGTGCGTCTGCTGAAAAATGGTACTCCAGACTCAGCAGGAGTTCCTGGTCGGGTTATTGAAGGTTCTGCTGCCAATGGGTCCACTCCAGTGATTGGAAGCAGTAAAAAGAAAACTGAAACCCCATCTGCTG GAGCTGCAGAAGTAAACAATGGGAAAAAAACACAATCTACCCCTTCAG GAAACGGCAGAGTGAACCTGTGGGAGCAATTCAGTGAGACTCTAAAGGCCAAGAAGACAGAATTATCTCAGGAAGGTAGTTGGGGTAAGCCGAGTTCTGGGAAGAACTCGTGGTCATATCGATCCATGAGAGGCGGTGCGCTGGGCCCTACAATGGCCATCCTAAGATCCCAAAACAAAATATGA
- the LOC107820583 gene encoding coilin isoform X1 codes for MEGVRLRLLFKDPDILSDLQKTEGFKRIWFLLKPQLHTTINDLSSYLLRTFQLHASCPHGILLSMDGFVLPPFESTYILKDKDVVSVEKKGGHLAVDGNNGQKVILAVEGNDGPNAIENLQIVEKQPEIDGPLLLANEAFGHESSDSEDESSDSEETEDNSEKEEEAEPKEDTSHRENATISKKRKASETLPCSKKKKHCSDVKKKLDEQTKKQQDLTSKKQNRSDTKNKDMENNRGNAESSEDNPITPSTKKNDEVQKSSVENIETTPNSDATKKKGPSRTARRKKAKRQWLREMAKIQEKNTLVESEGLRNWKELQAEAGRGEPSRQPEGRVNDEANGQPKGHRNWKQQKTKAKKEEATGQPKGLLHWKQFHGEDQNRDTDQEKHAEETSKSSGKSCQNIDTEDEVVPVEIRPGHIRFEPLGKELVSKQSRVEVESFRWNGMMSKKKGQKWGQEKVSFSQRNDSPGSNKERPGMMNCERQRWGQEKVSFSQNNDSLEMMNCERQKWGQEKVSFSHNDSLGSRKGHPEMMNRERQKWGQEKVSFPQNNDSLGSNKEHPEMLNGEKEPHCHESIDFNTLPFLSGVPKEGLVIAYRLLELSSTWTPEVSSYRVGKISWCNSEANRVLLMPVAEFPVIFSEDESSKQPDSSIYNENGSLEIDFSALLEVRLLKNGTPDSAGVPGRVIEGSAANGSTPVIGSSKKKTETPSAGAAEVNNGKKTQSTPSGNGRVNLWEQFSETLKAKKTELSQEGSWGKPSSGKNSWSYRSMRGGALGPTMAILRSQNKI; via the exons ATGGAGGGCGTTAGGCTTCGGTTGTTGTTCAAAGACCCTGACATTCTAAGTGACTTGCAAAAAACTGAGGGTTTCAAAAGGATTTGGTTCCTTCTCAAACCCCAACTACACACAACCATCAATGATCTCTCTTCTTATCTTCTCCGCACTTTTCAGCTCCATGCTTCTTGTCCTCATGGCATCCTGCTCTCT ATGGATGGTTTTGTCTTGCCTCCTTTTGAATCAACATATATTTTGAAGGACAAAGATGTAGTCAG TGTGGAGAAGAAAGGAGGCCATTTAGCTGTCGACGGAAATAATGGACAAAAGGTGATTTTAGCTGTCGAAGGTAATGATGGTCCCAATGCAATTGAGAATCTCCAAATTGTTGAGAAGCAACCTGAAATAGACGGACCACTGTTATTGGCAAATGAAGCGTTTGGCCATGAATCTTCTGACAGTGAAGATGAGTCTTCTGACAGTGAAGAGACTGAAGATAATTCTGAAAAGGAAGAAGAGGCAGAGCCAAAGGAAGATACTTCACACCGGGAAAATGCTACAATttccaagaaaagaaaagcatCAGAAACGCTTCCTTGCTCAAA GAAAAAGAAACACTGTTCTGATGTTAAGAAGAAGCTTGATGAGCAGACCAAGAAACAACAAGATCTTACTAGCAAGAAACAGAATAGATCTGATACAAAAAACAAAGATATGGAGAATAATAGAGGAAATGCTGAGAGTAGTGAGGACAATCCTATTACTCCCAGCACGAAAAA AAATGACGAGGTTCAAAAAAGCAGTGTGGAGAATATAGAGACAACCCCCAACTCTGATGCAACTAAAAAAAAG GGTCCTAGTAGAACTGCCAGGAGAAAAAAGGCTAAAAGGCAATGGTTGCGAGAGATGGCCAAAATTCAGGAGAAGAACACACTTGTTGAATCAGAAGGACTG CGGAACTGGAAAGAATTGCAAGCTGAAGCTGGAAGAGGAGAGCCTAGCCGCCAACCAGAGGGGCGAGTGAATGATGAGGCTAATGGCCAACCAAAGGGACAC CGAAATTGGAAGCAACAGAAAACTAAAGCTAAAAAAGAAGAGGCAACTGGCCAACCAAAAGGACTA TTGCATTGGAAGCAATTTCATGGTGAAGATCAGAATAGAGATACAGACCAAGAAAAGCATGCAGAAGAAACAAGCAAATCGTCTGGAAAATCATGTCAAAATATTGACACAGAAGATGAAGTTGTTCCAGTTGAGATAAGGCCTGGGCATATTCGCTTTGAACCTCTGGGAAAAG AACTAGTTTCGAAGCAGAGTCGAGTAGAAGTG GAAAGTTTCAGGTGGAATGGCATGATGAGCAAGAAAAAGGGTCAGAAATGGGGCCAAGAGAAAGTCTCATTTTCCCAAAGGAATGATTCTCCTGGTTCAAACAAAGAACGTCCTGGGATGATGAATTGTGAGAGACAGAGATGGGGCCAAGAGAAAGTCTCATTTTCCCAAAACAATGATTCTCTTGAGATGATGAATTGTGAGAGACAGAAATGGGGTCAAGAGAAAGTTTCATTTTCCCACAACGACTCTCTAGGTTCAAGGAAAGGACATCCTGAGATGATGAATCGTGAAAGACAGAAATGGGGTCAAGAAAAAGTTTCGTTTCCCCAAAACAATGATTCTCTAGGTTCAAACAAAGAACATCCTGAGATGTTGAATGGTGAAAAAGAGCCTCATTGTCATGAATCAATTGACTTCAATACACTTCCTTTTCTTTCTGGTGTGCCCAAG GAAGGTCTTGTGATTGCATACCGGTTGCTAGAGTTATCATCAACTTGGACCCCTGAAGTTTCCTCCTATCGG GTTGGGAAAATATCGTGGTGTAATTCTGAAGCAAATAGAGTTCTACTGATGCCAGTAGCTGAATTTCCAGTCATTTTTAGTGAGGATGAGTCTTCAAAGCAACCAGATAGCTCTATTTATAATGAAAACGGATCTCTGGAG ATAGATTTTTCAGCACTTCTTGAAGTGCGTCTGCTGAAAAATGGTACTCCAGACTCAGCAGGAGTTCCTGGTCGGGTTATTGAAGGTTCTGCTGCCAATGGGTCCACTCCAGTGATTGGAAGCAGTAAAAAGAAAACTGAAACCCCATCTGCTG GAGCTGCAGAAGTAAACAATGGGAAAAAAACACAATCTACCCCTTCAG GAAACGGCAGAGTGAACCTGTGGGAGCAATTCAGTGAGACTCTAAAGGCCAAGAAGACAGAATTATCTCAGGAAGGTAGTTGGGGTAAGCCGAGTTCTGGGAAGAACTCGTGGTCATATCGATCCATGAGAGGCGGTGCGCTGGGCCCTACAATGGCCATCCTAAGATCCCAAAACAAAATATGA
- the LOC107820583 gene encoding coilin isoform X3: protein MEGVRLRLLFKDPDILSDLQKTEGFKRIWFLLKPQLHTTINDLSSYLLRTFQLHASCPHGILLSMDGFVLPPFESTYILKDKDVVSVEKKGGHLAVDGNNGQKVILAVEGNDGPNAIENLQIVEKQPEIDGPLLLANEAFGHESSDSEDESSDSEETEDNSEKEEEAEPKEDTSHRENATISKKRKASETLPCSKKKKHCSDVKKKLDEQTKKQQDLTSKKQNRSDTKNKDMENNRGNAESSEDNPITPSTKKNDEVQKSSVENIETTPNSDATKKKGPSRTARRKKAKRQWLREMAKIQEKNTLVESEGLRNWKELQAEAGRGEPSRQPEGRVNDEANGQPKGHRNWKQQKTKAKKEEATGQPKGLQFHGEDQNRDTDQEKHAEETSKSSGKSCQNIDTEDEVVPVEIRPGHIRFEPLGKELVSKQSRVEVESFRWNGMMSKKKGQKWGQEKVSFSQRNDSPGSNKERPGMMNCERQRWGQEKVSFSQNNDSLEMMNCERQKWGQEKVSFSHNDSLGSRKGHPEMMNRERQKWGQEKVSFPQNNDSLGSNKEHPEMLNGEKEPHCHESIDFNTLPFLSGVPKEGLVIAYRLLELSSTWTPEVSSYRVGKISWCNSEANRVLLMPVAEFPVIFSEDESSKQPDSSIYNENGSLEIDFSALLEVRLLKNGTPDSAGVPGRVIEGSAANGSTPVIGSSKKKTETPSAGAAEVNNGKKTQSTPSGNGRVNLWEQFSETLKAKKTELSQEGSWGKPSSGKNSWSYRSMRGGALGPTMAILRSQNKI from the exons ATGGAGGGCGTTAGGCTTCGGTTGTTGTTCAAAGACCCTGACATTCTAAGTGACTTGCAAAAAACTGAGGGTTTCAAAAGGATTTGGTTCCTTCTCAAACCCCAACTACACACAACCATCAATGATCTCTCTTCTTATCTTCTCCGCACTTTTCAGCTCCATGCTTCTTGTCCTCATGGCATCCTGCTCTCT ATGGATGGTTTTGTCTTGCCTCCTTTTGAATCAACATATATTTTGAAGGACAAAGATGTAGTCAG TGTGGAGAAGAAAGGAGGCCATTTAGCTGTCGACGGAAATAATGGACAAAAGGTGATTTTAGCTGTCGAAGGTAATGATGGTCCCAATGCAATTGAGAATCTCCAAATTGTTGAGAAGCAACCTGAAATAGACGGACCACTGTTATTGGCAAATGAAGCGTTTGGCCATGAATCTTCTGACAGTGAAGATGAGTCTTCTGACAGTGAAGAGACTGAAGATAATTCTGAAAAGGAAGAAGAGGCAGAGCCAAAGGAAGATACTTCACACCGGGAAAATGCTACAATttccaagaaaagaaaagcatCAGAAACGCTTCCTTGCTCAAA GAAAAAGAAACACTGTTCTGATGTTAAGAAGAAGCTTGATGAGCAGACCAAGAAACAACAAGATCTTACTAGCAAGAAACAGAATAGATCTGATACAAAAAACAAAGATATGGAGAATAATAGAGGAAATGCTGAGAGTAGTGAGGACAATCCTATTACTCCCAGCACGAAAAA AAATGACGAGGTTCAAAAAAGCAGTGTGGAGAATATAGAGACAACCCCCAACTCTGATGCAACTAAAAAAAAG GGTCCTAGTAGAACTGCCAGGAGAAAAAAGGCTAAAAGGCAATGGTTGCGAGAGATGGCCAAAATTCAGGAGAAGAACACACTTGTTGAATCAGAAGGACTG CGGAACTGGAAAGAATTGCAAGCTGAAGCTGGAAGAGGAGAGCCTAGCCGCCAACCAGAGGGGCGAGTGAATGATGAGGCTAATGGCCAACCAAAGGGACAC CGAAATTGGAAGCAACAGAAAACTAAAGCTAAAAAAGAAGAGGCAACTGGCCAACCAAAAGGACTA CAATTTCATGGTGAAGATCAGAATAGAGATACAGACCAAGAAAAGCATGCAGAAGAAACAAGCAAATCGTCTGGAAAATCATGTCAAAATATTGACACAGAAGATGAAGTTGTTCCAGTTGAGATAAGGCCTGGGCATATTCGCTTTGAACCTCTGGGAAAAG AACTAGTTTCGAAGCAGAGTCGAGTAGAAGTG GAAAGTTTCAGGTGGAATGGCATGATGAGCAAGAAAAAGGGTCAGAAATGGGGCCAAGAGAAAGTCTCATTTTCCCAAAGGAATGATTCTCCTGGTTCAAACAAAGAACGTCCTGGGATGATGAATTGTGAGAGACAGAGATGGGGCCAAGAGAAAGTCTCATTTTCCCAAAACAATGATTCTCTTGAGATGATGAATTGTGAGAGACAGAAATGGGGTCAAGAGAAAGTTTCATTTTCCCACAACGACTCTCTAGGTTCAAGGAAAGGACATCCTGAGATGATGAATCGTGAAAGACAGAAATGGGGTCAAGAAAAAGTTTCGTTTCCCCAAAACAATGATTCTCTAGGTTCAAACAAAGAACATCCTGAGATGTTGAATGGTGAAAAAGAGCCTCATTGTCATGAATCAATTGACTTCAATACACTTCCTTTTCTTTCTGGTGTGCCCAAG GAAGGTCTTGTGATTGCATACCGGTTGCTAGAGTTATCATCAACTTGGACCCCTGAAGTTTCCTCCTATCGG GTTGGGAAAATATCGTGGTGTAATTCTGAAGCAAATAGAGTTCTACTGATGCCAGTAGCTGAATTTCCAGTCATTTTTAGTGAGGATGAGTCTTCAAAGCAACCAGATAGCTCTATTTATAATGAAAACGGATCTCTGGAG ATAGATTTTTCAGCACTTCTTGAAGTGCGTCTGCTGAAAAATGGTACTCCAGACTCAGCAGGAGTTCCTGGTCGGGTTATTGAAGGTTCTGCTGCCAATGGGTCCACTCCAGTGATTGGAAGCAGTAAAAAGAAAACTGAAACCCCATCTGCTG GAGCTGCAGAAGTAAACAATGGGAAAAAAACACAATCTACCCCTTCAG GAAACGGCAGAGTGAACCTGTGGGAGCAATTCAGTGAGACTCTAAAGGCCAAGAAGACAGAATTATCTCAGGAAGGTAGTTGGGGTAAGCCGAGTTCTGGGAAGAACTCGTGGTCATATCGATCCATGAGAGGCGGTGCGCTGGGCCCTACAATGGCCATCCTAAGATCCCAAAACAAAATATGA